The Pseudomonas protegens genome contains the following window.
CTAACCTGATAGGTGTTACATGGCAGGCGCAAAAGAGATTCGCAGTAAGATTGCGAGCATCAAAAGCACGCAAAAAATTACCAGCGCCATGGAAAAAGTGGCGGTCAGCAAAATGCGCAAGGCACAAATGCGCATGGCTGCTAGCCGTCCTTATGCGGAGCGCATCCGCCAGGTTATTGGTCATCTGGCCAACGCCAACCCGGAATATCGTCACCCGTTCATGATCGACCGTGCTATCAAGCGCGTCGGTTATATCGTGGTGAGCAGTGACCGTGGTCTGTGTGGTGGCTTGAACACCAACCTGTTCAAGGCCCTGGTCAAGGACATGGCGGTAAACCGCGAACAAGGCGTCGAGATCGATCTGTGTGTGGTCGGTAGCAAGGGTGCGGCCTTCTTCCGCAACTTCGGCGGTAACGTCGTAGCAGCTATCAGCCATCTGGGTGAAGAGCCGTCGATCAACGATCTGATCGGCAGCGTCAAGGTGATGCTGGATGCGTACCTGGAAGGCCGGATTGACCGCCTGTCCGTGGTATCCAACAAGTTCATCAACACCATGACTCAGCAGCCGACCGTGGAGCAGTTGATTCCACTGGAGGCAACCCCGGATCAAGAACTCAAGCACCACTGGGACTATCTCTACGAACCGGATGCCAAGGAGCTGCTGGACGGCTTGATGGTCCGTTACGTGGAGTCGCAGGTCTACCAGGCGGTGGTCGAGAACAACGCAGCTGAACAAGCCGCGCGGATGATCGCAATGAAGAACGCTACCGACAACGCCGGTGACTTGATCAGCGATTTGCAGCTGATCTACAACAAGGCGCGTCAGGCTGCGATCACCCAAGAGATCTCGGAAATCGTCGGCGGCGCTGCCGCGGTTTAACGGTTCAAATATTCAGAGGATCCAGCTATGAGTAGCGGACGTATCGTTCAAATCATCGGCGCCGTTATCGACGTGGAATTTCCACGCGACAGCGTACCGAGCATCTACGACGCCTTGAAGGTTCAAGGCGCCGAAACCACTCTGGAAGTTCAGCAGCAGCTGGGCGACGGCGTGGTGCGTACCATTGCGATGGGCTCCACCGAAGGCTTGAAGCGCGGTCTGGACGTCAACAACACTGGCGCAGCCATCTCCGTACCGGTCGGTAAAGCGACCCTGGGCCGGATCATGGACGTACTGGGCAACCCAATCGACGAAGCCGGTCCTATCGGTGAAGAAGAGCGTTGGGGTATCCACCGTCCAGCTCCTTCCTTCGCAGAACAGGCAGGCGGCAACGACCTGCTGGAAACCGGGATCAAGGTAATTGACCTGGTTTGCCCGTTCGCCAAGGGCGGTAAAGTTGGTCTGTTCGGTGGTGCCGGTGTAGGCAAGACCGTAAACATGATGGAACTGATCCGTAACATCGCCATCGAGCACAGCGGTTATTCCGTGTTCGCCGGTGTGGGTGAGCGTACTCGTGAGGGTAACGACTTCTACCACGAGATGAAGGATTCCAACGTTCTGGACAAGGTTGCTCTGGTCTACGGCCAGATGAACGAGCCACCAGGAAACCGTCTGCG
Protein-coding sequences here:
- the atpG gene encoding F0F1 ATP synthase subunit gamma, giving the protein MAGAKEIRSKIASIKSTQKITSAMEKVAVSKMRKAQMRMAASRPYAERIRQVIGHLANANPEYRHPFMIDRAIKRVGYIVVSSDRGLCGGLNTNLFKALVKDMAVNREQGVEIDLCVVGSKGAAFFRNFGGNVVAAISHLGEEPSINDLIGSVKVMLDAYLEGRIDRLSVVSNKFINTMTQQPTVEQLIPLEATPDQELKHHWDYLYEPDAKELLDGLMVRYVESQVYQAVVENNAAEQAARMIAMKNATDNAGDLISDLQLIYNKARQAAITQEISEIVGGAAAV